The Rhodopseudomonas palustris genome window below encodes:
- a CDS encoding cadmium ABC transporter ATPase yields MTGEDLNWFQIAVRVLFLAAVFSYAAVISVRLLGRLGGIFRRGPRVVRLGKYRELGRRR; encoded by the coding sequence ATGACGGGTGAGGACCTGAATTGGTTCCAGATCGCGGTGCGCGTGCTGTTCCTCGCGGCGGTGTTTTCCTACGCGGCAGTGATCAGCGTTCGGCTGCTCGGCCGGCTCGGCGGCATCTTCCGCCGCGGTCCGCGCGTGGTGCGGTTGGGCAAGTATCGAGAGCTGGGACGTCGGCGATGA
- a CDS encoding recombinase RecQ has product MNESVNDDGRDQAPNQDKAAARPRKSAEKRLPLVDNLIDMVVDGAVEITKVAAKRAVRRLVSGPVKATVTKAAARAGLAEFTKPLAKPSPNKNKTAAKAGARSGAKKATKTATKSAASKSGASKAKTPKARTSKAKTTTSKAPTSKTSPSKTASSKTAKASSAKSKTTKSAASKAKTKSAKTAKTKKR; this is encoded by the coding sequence GTGAACGAGAGCGTGAACGACGACGGGCGCGATCAGGCGCCGAACCAGGACAAGGCCGCGGCGAGGCCGCGCAAATCCGCCGAGAAGCGGCTGCCGCTGGTCGACAATCTGATCGACATGGTGGTGGACGGCGCGGTGGAGATCACCAAGGTCGCCGCCAAGCGTGCGGTGCGGCGGCTGGTCAGCGGTCCGGTCAAGGCCACGGTGACGAAGGCCGCGGCGCGCGCCGGCCTCGCCGAATTCACCAAGCCCTTGGCCAAGCCCTCGCCGAACAAGAACAAGACCGCCGCGAAGGCGGGAGCAAGATCGGGCGCGAAGAAGGCAACCAAGACCGCGACGAAGTCGGCCGCCAGCAAGTCTGGAGCTTCCAAGGCCAAGACGCCCAAAGCCCGCACGTCGAAGGCCAAAACGACGACGTCAAAAGCCCCGACGTCAAAGACTTCCCCATCAAAGACCGCGTCATCAAAGACTGCGAAGGCGTCGAGCGCGAAGTCCAAGACGACGAAGTCTGCGGCTTCCAAAGCAAAGACGAAGTCCGCGAAGACGGCAAAGACGAAAAAGCGGTGA
- a CDS encoding rhodanese-like domain-containing protein: protein MTTLKQMMEAANAAVPRVSVDDARHLIEQGALVIDVRDAPEVGNTGKVAGAVNISRGMLEFRADPDSPFHDKHLAKDRPVIVYCASGGRSALAGKVLKDLGYEKVFNLGAFKDWAEAGGAVEQPIERGM from the coding sequence ATGACCACGTTGAAGCAGATGATGGAAGCCGCCAACGCCGCGGTGCCGCGGGTGAGCGTCGACGACGCACGCCATCTGATCGAGCAGGGCGCGCTGGTGATCGACGTCCGCGATGCGCCGGAAGTCGGCAACACAGGCAAGGTCGCCGGTGCCGTCAACATCTCGCGCGGCATGCTGGAATTCCGCGCCGATCCGGATTCGCCGTTCCACGATAAGCACCTCGCCAAGGATCGCCCGGTGATCGTGTACTGTGCCTCCGGCGGCCGCTCGGCGCTGGCTGGCAAGGTGCTGAAGGATCTCGGCTACGAAAAGGTGTTCAACCTCGGCGCCTTCAAAGACTGGGCCGAAGCCGGTGGTGCCGTCGAACAGCCGATCGAACGCGGCATGTAA
- a CDS encoding methyltransferase family protein produces MTGSEGSRPNKLPWPPMLLAIAAVIAIGLGMVLPLPLPRSDIVVWAGYLVAGLGFAIDGWAILTMRAARTNILPHRAADRLVTWGPFRFSRNPIYLANTLLLIGIGLAAGNGWFVPLALLMAVLVDRLAIRREERHLAIRFGNAWIDYAAATPRWLIR; encoded by the coding sequence ATGACTGGTTCCGAGGGCTCCCGCCCGAACAAACTGCCGTGGCCGCCGATGCTGCTGGCGATCGCGGCCGTGATCGCCATCGGGCTCGGCATGGTGCTGCCGCTGCCCTTGCCGCGCAGCGACATCGTGGTGTGGGCCGGCTATCTTGTCGCCGGGCTCGGCTTTGCCATCGACGGCTGGGCGATCCTGACGATGCGGGCTGCCCGCACCAACATCCTGCCGCACCGGGCCGCCGACCGGTTGGTGACCTGGGGCCCGTTCCGCTTCAGCCGCAACCCGATCTATCTCGCCAACACGCTGCTGTTGATCGGCATCGGGCTCGCCGCCGGCAACGGCTGGTTCGTGCCGCTCGCTTTGTTGATGGCGGTGCTGGTCGACCGGCTGGCAATTCGCCGCGAGGAGCGCCATCTCGCGATTCGTTTCGGCAATGCCTGGATCGACTACGCGGCGGCGACGCCGCGCTGGCTGATCCGCTGA
- a CDS encoding NAD(P)/FAD-dependent oxidoreductase: protein MNLRSYDVSKPNLISRRGVIRAAAAATAMFACPVIAKAKPRVVVVGGGAGGATAAKYLRHGNDAIDVTLIEANRRYVTPFTSNLYLGGLKSFDTLSFGYEGVAAHGVGLVFDQVSAIDRDNKEVRTASGARLGYDRLVLSPGINFRWDAVPGYSEAAAERMPHGYRGGAQFQLLKSQLDALGDGALIVIIAPPNPYRCPPAPYERASMMAHALKSRGVKNARIVILDAKDHFAMQTLFIDGWERHYSGMIEWQDPTIHGGIKAVDPKAMTVTTDFETHKAALVNVIPPQIAGKLGRDAGLADASGFCPVDAGTMASLIDPSIHVIGDSATGGEFPKSGFAANNEGKTAAMIIRADLIGDRRMPVRFTNHCWSDIAPDDAIKNGARYTPQDGKIVMSDPYTSQLDESPQLRAKQAREAAGWYIGMTTDIFG, encoded by the coding sequence CTGAATTTGCGGAGCTACGACGTGTCCAAGCCGAACCTGATCAGCCGCCGTGGCGTGATCCGCGCCGCCGCGGCGGCAACGGCGATGTTCGCCTGTCCGGTGATTGCCAAAGCCAAGCCGCGCGTGGTCGTGGTCGGCGGCGGTGCGGGCGGCGCGACGGCGGCGAAATATCTGCGTCACGGCAATGATGCGATCGACGTCACGCTGATCGAAGCCAATCGCCGCTACGTGACGCCGTTCACATCGAACCTCTATCTCGGCGGGTTGAAGTCGTTCGACACCCTTTCGTTCGGCTACGAAGGCGTCGCCGCGCATGGCGTCGGCTTGGTGTTCGACCAGGTCTCGGCGATCGATCGCGACAACAAGGAAGTACGCACCGCCAGTGGCGCGCGGCTCGGCTACGACCGGCTGGTGCTGTCGCCGGGCATCAACTTCCGCTGGGATGCGGTCCCCGGCTATTCCGAAGCCGCTGCCGAGCGGATGCCGCATGGCTATCGCGGCGGCGCGCAGTTTCAATTGCTGAAGAGCCAGCTCGATGCGCTCGGCGATGGCGCGCTGATCGTGATCATCGCGCCGCCCAATCCGTATCGCTGTCCGCCGGCGCCGTACGAACGTGCCTCGATGATGGCGCACGCGCTGAAGAGCCGCGGTGTCAAGAACGCCCGCATCGTGATCCTCGACGCCAAGGATCACTTCGCGATGCAGACCTTGTTCATCGATGGCTGGGAGCGGCACTACTCCGGCATGATCGAGTGGCAGGACCCGACCATCCACGGCGGCATCAAGGCGGTCGATCCGAAGGCGATGACCGTGACCACCGATTTCGAGACCCACAAGGCGGCGCTGGTCAATGTCATCCCGCCGCAGATCGCCGGCAAGCTCGGCCGCGACGCCGGGCTCGCCGACGCCAGCGGATTCTGCCCGGTGGATGCCGGCACGATGGCGTCGCTGATCGATCCGTCGATCCATGTGATCGGCGATTCCGCGACCGGCGGCGAGTTTCCTAAGTCCGGCTTCGCCGCCAACAACGAGGGCAAGACCGCCGCGATGATCATCCGCGCCGATCTGATCGGCGACCGCCGGATGCCGGTGCGCTTCACCAACCATTGCTGGAGCGACATCGCGCCCGACGATGCGATCAAGAACGGCGCGCGCTACACGCCGCAGGACGGCAAGATCGTGATGTCCGACCCTTATACCTCGCAGCTCGACGAGAGCCCGCAGCTCCGCGCCAAGCAGGCGCGTGAAGCGGCCGGCTGGTATATCGGCATGACCACCGATATATTCGGTTGA
- a CDS encoding NAD(P)/FAD-dependent oxidoreductase, translating to MRINRRQFSAGLLATAGAVGMPGVLRAQAKPRVVVIGGGPGGATVAKYVARDSQGAVEVTMIEPLETFVTCFHSNLYLGDMRSFESISHGYKLGSYGVKHVRQFAAAIDRDKKEVRLADGSAVPYDRLVMAPGIDIKFDSVPGYSEAAAEIMPHGWKPGAQTKLVKKQLDALQDGATIVMVAPPNPYRCPPGPYERVSVMAKVLKAKGHTKSKIIVLDPKDKFSKMALFQEGWQKHYPGMVEWMDPKMHGGIKGVDPAAMTVTTDFETIKADMVNVIPAQMAGKIAREANLVNETGYCPIDATNMKSAIDPNIYVLGDASIAGAMPKSAFSANSQAKVVANAVRGELTGSRTFPARYANTCWSVLAQDDTVKIGGRYEPKEGKIAEIEGFVSKTGEDAGIRLQTSEENMGWYAGITADIFS from the coding sequence ATGAGGATCAATCGGCGCCAGTTTTCGGCTGGCTTATTGGCGACAGCGGGTGCGGTCGGAATGCCCGGCGTGCTGCGTGCACAGGCCAAGCCGCGCGTGGTGGTGATCGGCGGCGGGCCGGGCGGCGCCACCGTGGCGAAATATGTGGCGCGGGACTCGCAGGGCGCGGTCGAGGTCACGATGATCGAGCCGCTGGAGACTTTCGTCACCTGCTTCCACTCAAACCTCTATCTCGGCGACATGCGTTCGTTCGAGTCGATCAGCCACGGCTATAAGCTCGGCAGCTACGGCGTGAAGCATGTCCGGCAGTTCGCCGCAGCGATCGACCGCGACAAGAAGGAGGTTAGGCTCGCCGACGGCTCTGCCGTGCCGTACGACCGGCTGGTGATGGCGCCCGGCATCGATATCAAATTCGACTCGGTGCCCGGCTATTCGGAAGCCGCCGCCGAGATCATGCCGCACGGCTGGAAGCCCGGCGCGCAGACCAAGCTGGTCAAGAAGCAGCTCGACGCGCTGCAGGATGGCGCGACCATCGTGATGGTGGCGCCGCCGAATCCGTATCGCTGCCCGCCGGGTCCATATGAGCGCGTCTCGGTGATGGCCAAAGTGCTGAAGGCCAAGGGCCACACCAAGTCCAAGATCATCGTGCTCGATCCGAAGGACAAATTCTCCAAGATGGCGCTGTTCCAGGAAGGCTGGCAGAAGCACTATCCGGGCATGGTCGAGTGGATGGACCCGAAGATGCACGGCGGCATCAAGGGCGTCGATCCGGCCGCGATGACGGTGACGACCGATTTCGAAACCATCAAAGCCGACATGGTCAACGTCATTCCGGCGCAGATGGCCGGCAAGATTGCGCGCGAGGCCAATCTCGTCAACGAAACCGGCTACTGCCCGATCGACGCCACCAACATGAAGTCGGCGATCGATCCCAACATCTATGTGCTGGGCGACGCGTCGATCGCCGGTGCGATGCCGAAATCGGCGTTCTCGGCCAACAGCCAGGCCAAGGTGGTCGCCAATGCGGTGCGCGGCGAGTTGACAGGATCGCGCACCTTCCCGGCGCGTTATGCCAACACCTGCTGGTCGGTGCTGGCGCAGGACGATACGGTGAAGATCGGCGGTCGCTACGAGCCGAAGGAAGGCAAGATCGCCGAGATCGAAGGGTTCGTGTCGAAGACCGGGGAGGATGCCGGCATTCGGCTGCAGACCTCGGAAGAGAACATGGGATGGTATGCCGGCATCACCGCCGACATCTTCTCCTGA
- a CDS encoding c-type cytochrome, which produces MAVLGRYFDCSDCARSPALQMRVALRARLSAAAMLLVCVLAGPALAGGDRELGEYLSSECVTCHQISGRFDGIPSIVGRDEPELIAALTEYRDKVRDNPVMRAIAAKFNDEEIAALASYFGSIEKQQIERTADRSGDIR; this is translated from the coding sequence ATGGCCGTGCTCGGCCGATATTTCGATTGTTCGGATTGCGCCCGCTCGCCGGCGCTGCAGATGCGCGTCGCGTTGCGGGCGCGGCTCAGCGCCGCGGCGATGCTGCTCGTCTGCGTGCTTGCGGGGCCGGCGCTGGCCGGCGGCGACCGCGAGCTCGGCGAATATCTGTCGAGCGAATGCGTCACCTGCCATCAGATCAGCGGCCGGTTCGACGGCATCCCGTCGATCGTCGGCCGCGACGAGCCCGAGCTGATCGCCGCGCTCACCGAATATCGCGACAAGGTCCGCGACAATCCGGTGATGCGGGCGATCGCCGCCAAGTTCAACGACGAAGAGATCGCGGCGCTCGCGAGCTACTTCGGCAGCATCGAAAAACAACAAATCGAGCGCACCGCGGACCGGAGTGGAGACATCCGGTAG
- a CDS encoding YeeE/YedE family protein produces the protein MDLDLLIERFGETTLLTAGGLLVGLVFGATAERSKFCLRSAVIEFSESSFGPKLAVWLLTFSAAVAATQVAITSGVLDVSEARQLAATGSLSGAIIGGLMFGAGMILSRGCASRLLVLSGTGNLRALVTGLILTIVAQASLRGVLSPVREFLTSLWTLPGGASRNLLTVVHAGPVIGAAFGFAVLVWALWLGWRNRIGIITGIAAIGVGLAVTGGWLVTYILAQHSFAPTQIKSVSFTGPSADTLMGLINSPSVPLGFDIGLVPGVFAGSLLAALIGRDWKLQGFHDGLSMGRYAAGAFLMGFGGMLAGGCAVGAGVTGGSIFAVTAWLALASMWLGALATHTLLDAKAAAKADAAPAIEPALSAKQTGN, from the coding sequence TTGGATCTCGACCTTCTCATCGAACGCTTCGGCGAAACCACGCTGCTGACCGCGGGCGGTCTGCTGGTGGGGCTGGTGTTCGGCGCGACCGCCGAACGCAGCAAATTCTGCCTGCGCTCGGCGGTGATCGAGTTTTCCGAAAGCTCGTTCGGTCCCAAGCTCGCGGTGTGGCTGCTGACGTTCTCGGCCGCGGTTGCCGCGACGCAAGTCGCAATCACCTCCGGCGTGCTCGATGTATCCGAAGCGCGGCAGCTCGCTGCCACCGGCAGCCTGTCGGGCGCGATCATCGGCGGGCTGATGTTCGGCGCCGGCATGATCCTGTCGCGCGGCTGCGCCAGCCGGCTGTTGGTGCTGTCCGGCACCGGGAACTTGCGCGCGCTGGTCACTGGTCTGATTCTCACCATCGTGGCGCAGGCGTCGCTGCGCGGCGTGCTGTCGCCGGTGCGCGAGTTCCTCACGTCGTTGTGGACGCTGCCGGGCGGCGCGTCGCGCAACCTGCTCACTGTGGTCCATGCCGGTCCGGTGATCGGCGCCGCCTTCGGCTTTGCCGTCTTGGTTTGGGCGCTGTGGCTCGGCTGGCGCAACCGGATCGGCATCATCACCGGCATCGCCGCGATCGGCGTCGGCCTCGCGGTCACCGGCGGCTGGCTGGTCACCTACATTCTGGCGCAGCATTCGTTCGCGCCGACCCAGATCAAAAGCGTCAGCTTCACGGGGCCCTCGGCCGATACGCTGATGGGGCTGATCAACTCGCCCTCGGTGCCGCTCGGCTTCGACATCGGGCTGGTGCCGGGCGTGTTCGCAGGCTCGCTGCTCGCCGCCTTGATTGGGCGCGACTGGAAGCTGCAGGGCTTCCACGACGGGCTCAGCATGGGTCGCTACGCGGCTGGGGCCTTCCTGATGGGATTCGGCGGCATGCTGGCCGGCGGCTGCGCGGTCGGCGCCGGTGTCACCGGCGGTTCGATTTTTGCGGTGACCGCGTGGCTGGCGCTGGCTTCGATGTGGCTCGGCGCGCTGGCGACGCATACGCTGCTCGATGCGAAAGCGGCGGCCAAAGCGGACGCGGCCCCGGCGATCGAGCCGGCTCTTTCGGCGAAACAGACCGGCAACTAA
- a CDS encoding c-type cytochrome gives MSKSLKALAGFAVVAAMALPLAQAGAEPKPGHKAKDAVKEAKASAQAAVPAAPPAPVKLGLGRPALPEEIAAWDIDVRPDGQGLPPGRGTAKEGDALFQEKCSTCHGEFGEGVGRYPVLSGGHGTLKADRPDKTIGSYWPDATTVYDYVRHAMPFGNARSLSNDEIYALTAYILNMNDVIKDQDFELNQTNLAKVKMPNADGFYEDDRDTAEKAFWNKNPCMKDCGPAPKVIGRAIAVDVTPDEKAGPKVD, from the coding sequence ATGTCGAAATCGCTTAAGGCTCTCGCTGGGTTCGCCGTCGTTGCCGCGATGGCGCTGCCGCTGGCGCAGGCCGGCGCCGAACCCAAGCCGGGTCACAAGGCCAAGGACGCGGTGAAGGAAGCCAAAGCATCGGCGCAGGCCGCCGTGCCGGCTGCGCCGCCCGCACCGGTGAAGCTCGGTCTGGGCCGTCCGGCGCTGCCGGAAGAGATCGCGGCCTGGGACATCGATGTCCGTCCTGATGGTCAGGGGCTGCCGCCGGGCCGCGGCACCGCCAAGGAAGGCGATGCGCTGTTTCAGGAGAAGTGCTCGACCTGCCACGGCGAATTCGGCGAAGGCGTCGGCCGCTATCCGGTGCTGTCCGGCGGCCACGGCACACTGAAGGCGGATCGTCCCGATAAGACCATCGGCTCGTACTGGCCGGACGCCACCACGGTGTACGACTACGTCCGCCACGCGATGCCGTTTGGAAACGCGCGCTCGCTGAGCAACGACGAGATCTACGCGCTGACGGCGTACATCCTCAACATGAACGACGTCATCAAGGATCAGGACTTCGAGCTGAACCAGACCAATCTCGCCAAGGTGAAGATGCCCAACGCGGATGGTTTCTACGAAGACGATCGCGATACGGCCGAGAAGGCGTTCTGGAACAAGAATCCGTGCATGAAGGATTGTGGGCCTGCCCCGAAGGTGATCGGCCGCGCGATCGCAGTCGACGTCACGCCCGACGAAAAAGCCGGGCCGAAAGTGGACTGA
- the soxC gene encoding sulfite dehydrogenase, translated as MSEKPTSDVLNRRRFLGAAGLGAAGLAGAGSMLPSLAAKAGEVAKPDPAITEIQDWNRYLGDGVDKRPYGVPSKFEKDVIRRDVSWLTASPESSVNFTPLHALDGIITPSGLCFERHHGGVAEIDPAQHRLMIHGLVDTPLVFTMDDIKRMPRVNKIYFLECAANSGMEWRGAQLNGCQFTHGMIHNVMYTGVTLKTLLDQAGVKSNAKWLLLEGADSAGMDRSLPLEKALDDVMIAYAMNGEALRPENGYPLRAVIPGWQGNLWVKWLRRIEVGDMPWQTREETSKYTDLMPDGRARKHTFVMDAKSVITSPSPQMPLKFKGRNVLTGIAWSGRGTVKRVDVSMDGGRNWYEARIDGPVLNKSIVRFYVDFDWNGEELMLQSRAIDETGYVQPTKAELRKVRGVNSVYHNNGIQTWLVHPDGVTENVEIA; from the coding sequence ATGAGTGAAAAGCCCACATCCGACGTCCTCAACCGCCGCCGATTTCTCGGCGCGGCGGGGCTTGGTGCGGCCGGTCTCGCCGGTGCTGGGTCGATGCTGCCGTCGCTTGCGGCCAAAGCCGGTGAGGTAGCCAAGCCCGATCCCGCGATCACCGAAATCCAGGATTGGAATCGCTATCTCGGCGACGGCGTCGACAAGCGTCCCTACGGCGTACCGTCGAAATTCGAGAAGGACGTGATCCGCCGCGACGTGTCGTGGCTCACCGCGTCGCCGGAGTCCTCGGTCAACTTCACACCGCTGCATGCGCTCGACGGCATCATCACGCCGTCAGGCCTGTGCTTCGAACGGCATCACGGCGGCGTCGCCGAGATCGATCCGGCGCAGCACCGTCTGATGATTCACGGCCTGGTCGACACCCCGCTGGTGTTCACCATGGACGACATCAAGCGGATGCCGCGCGTCAACAAGATCTACTTCCTGGAGTGTGCGGCGAACTCCGGCATGGAGTGGCGCGGCGCGCAGCTCAACGGCTGCCAGTTCACCCACGGCATGATCCACAACGTGATGTACACCGGCGTCACGCTGAAGACGCTGCTCGATCAGGCCGGCGTGAAGTCGAACGCCAAATGGCTGCTGCTCGAAGGCGCCGACTCCGCCGGAATGGATCGGTCGCTGCCGCTGGAGAAGGCGCTCGACGACGTGATGATCGCCTATGCGATGAACGGCGAAGCGCTGCGTCCGGAAAACGGCTATCCGCTGCGCGCGGTGATCCCCGGCTGGCAGGGCAATCTGTGGGTGAAGTGGCTGCGCCGGATCGAAGTCGGCGACATGCCGTGGCAGACCCGCGAAGAGACATCGAAGTACACCGACCTGATGCCGGACGGCCGTGCGCGCAAGCATACCTTCGTGATGGACGCCAAGAGCGTGATCACCAGCCCGTCGCCGCAGATGCCGCTCAAATTCAAGGGGCGCAACGTGCTGACCGGCATCGCCTGGTCGGGCCGCGGCACCGTCAAGCGCGTCGACGTCTCGATGGATGGCGGACGCAACTGGTACGAAGCGCGGATCGACGGCCCGGTGCTGAACAAATCGATCGTGCGGTTCTATGTCGACTTCGACTGGAACGGCGAAGAGCTGATGCTGCAATCGCGCGCGATCGACGAGACCGGCTATGTGCAGCCGACCAAGGCGGAGCTGCGCAAGGTCCGTGGCGTCAACTCCGTGTACCACAACAACGGCATCCAGACCTGGCTCGTGCATCCCGACGGAGTGACCGAAAATGTCGAAATCGCTTAA